In Blastopirellula sediminis, the following proteins share a genomic window:
- a CDS encoding EboA domain-containing protein, with protein sequence MLRSWLETAADDAALAWLDDRIAKVESGDESALYLGFGLAPRKVGKLPLELSSLQLDLAREARSGWNPSTWNIGQAARTLLLLAIPSDDPGPYFARLEKLFNAAELQESVALFQALPILPHPELLVDRAVDGLRTNVKFIFSAIAHNNPFPEEYFSEAAWNQMVLKALFIGAELDPMIGIDRRVNPTLAEMLIDYAHERRAAKRPIPVELWRMVGPFADETALEDMTAILADGTELEKQAIALALAASATDEADEILRTQPQLAAQIDQGKITWSGICAAAYAN encoded by the coding sequence TTGCTCCGCAGCTGGCTTGAGACCGCCGCTGACGATGCGGCGCTCGCATGGCTGGACGATCGCATCGCCAAGGTCGAGTCGGGGGACGAGTCGGCCCTTTATCTCGGGTTTGGTCTGGCCCCGCGCAAAGTCGGCAAGCTCCCGCTAGAGCTTTCGTCGCTTCAGTTGGACTTGGCGCGGGAAGCTCGGAGCGGATGGAATCCTTCGACCTGGAACATTGGCCAAGCGGCGCGAACGCTCTTGTTGTTGGCGATTCCGAGCGACGATCCAGGGCCTTACTTCGCCCGACTGGAAAAGTTGTTCAACGCGGCCGAACTGCAAGAGTCGGTGGCGCTGTTCCAAGCGTTGCCGATTCTCCCCCATCCCGAACTGCTGGTCGATCGCGCCGTCGACGGTCTGCGAACGAACGTCAAATTCATTTTCTCCGCGATCGCCCACAACAATCCATTTCCGGAAGAGTACTTCTCGGAAGCGGCCTGGAATCAGATGGTGCTGAAGGCGCTCTTCATCGGCGCCGAACTCGACCCGATGATCGGCATCGATCGACGCGTCAATCCGACGTTGGCCGAGATGCTGATCGACTACGCTCACGAACGTCGCGCCGCCAAACGTCCGATCCCGGTCGAACTGTGGCGCATGGTCGGCCCGTTTGCCGATGAAACGGCGCTGGAAGATATGACGGCGATCCTCGCCGATGGTACCGAACTAGAAAAGCAGGCGATCGCCTTGGCGCTAGCCGCGAGTGCGACGGACGAAGCGGATGAGATCTTGCGTACCCAACCGCAGCTCGCCGCCCAGATCGATCAAGGCAAGATAACCTGGAGCGGCATTTGCGCCGCCGCGTACGCGAATTAA